The window ATGTTGTGGACAAAGTAGGTGTTGTATCTCTCTACATATAGTAGAACTAAGGGAATTTCAGAGGCAGCCCGTGCTATCATTATTTCTGTTTCTCTCCCATACTTTTCTGTGCTTTCGGATCTGAATATTGCTTGAAAGCGTGTGAATTTTAGTATGGAAGGATCGAAAGTGATGAAAACTATTACTGCAGGAAACATAGCTCCGCAGCCCAATTTTGGCATCATTGAATCTACTCATCCTTGCATTTCTCATCCACAGAAATCAACTGTTAGAGATGCATCCTTTTCTTCCTATCTCAGACCGATGCCAGAACAGATTGCTCaagttgatgattctgagatAAGCATTTTCGATGCACAGAAGTACTTCAATGAAAGTGGCAGTGACCCCAAATTGAGCAGGAGAGTTTCTCCAGTTAATGCTAAACTTGAACGCGTATCCGAGCGATTTGATTTCTCTTCGCTTCCTAGATTGTCGTCTGCCTCGTCTTCGGTTGATGGATATGGCAGGAATTATAGAGCTCGATCTTTCCACGCAACACCAACCGCTTCATCTGAAGCTAGTTGGAATAGCCAGGCTGGTTTATTGTCTAATCCACCAGGTGCTATCGCTGTCTCTATGCGAAACCCACCTCGAAATGATGACAAGAGAAAAGGGTCTGGTACAAAATGGCTTCTTAGGAGAAAATGTCCATGTTCAGGTAAGAAATCTGTTCAAATCGAGGAAAAGCTATCAGAACCAAGAACCCTATCACGGACAAGTCACACTAAAGGACTCTCTGTGGATCTCAAAAAGCAGATTAAGATTCCTACCCCTGTAGAAAATCCTATTGAAAAAAGTTCGGCTACACCGGACTGGCTCGAAAGACGTGAAGTAATCCCCAGTTCTCATAGAATGTCGGCAGATGGCAAGCTCGAAAGGCGTGATGCGATTCCTAATACTCATCGAATCTTGGCAGACAACAGCCGATTTCCTTCAGGCTTAAGCCACCAACGTGTAGTGGCCTCGGCAAGACCATTTAGTACTGATACTACTGCTGGGTTCAGTTTTCCTATACTGAGCCAAACCCCACCTCCCATGAAACTGGTGTTGCCATCAACTACATATAACCCTCCTCTTGAGGATCCACCCCGCGAGTCGTTGGAAGTTTTTCGGCCAGCTGAAGGTCCTATTCCAACAAAGTCAACTTCTGATCTTCAGCGACGTCAAAGCTTCACAGTCATGGAAGACGATATGGCAAGTGATGCAAGTTCAGACTTGTTCGAGATTGAGAGTTTCTCAACTCAGACGACAACATATGCAATGTATCCTAATCATCGCGATTCCCTTGATGATGCTCCTAGCTTTAACACAAGGCGATTAGCCGCAACAAATGGAGGGGATTTGTATTGTAGACGAAGTCTTGATGAACCTAGAACACCATCAATTGCACCAACAGAATGTTATGAGCCAAGCGAGGCTAGCATAGACTGGAGTGTGACAACAGCTGAAGGGTTTGACAGAGGAAGTGTTACTAACTTCTCAGTCAGTGCATCAGAAGTAGATGAAACGGCAATGATGCGTGGCCGCGAGGATGAAAAGAATAGCGGCGGTGGGAAGAACAGAGGAGCGAATGGAGGGTTGTTGATGAGTTGTCGGTGCGAGAAGGCGGTTAGTGTAGGGCCACATCCGGTGAAATGTGTGCCTGCAGAGGGACAAAGAGTAGCAAGCTCCACAGTGAGGCATGTGGGAAGTAGGCCAGCTGTGATGAACAAGCCACCACTTGCTGGGTTTCACTCTGCTCGATTGTCTTTACCCTTTGCATCATAGGAAGCAAGCTGTGATGGTAAATTGCTTGCTTCCATGTTCATCAGTTCCCTAAGCAGAtactctttctttctccttttctctgttctttctttttgtgaccttttttgattgattgttgATGGGAGTTCATACTTTCTCTGAGTAAATAAACGAACAATTACAACGTTACAGCTTATAACTAATTAGAGGTTCGTATAGAAACAATTTTTCTCGTGGTTTTCtacatttttttaagaaaacctAATTCAACACCATCGAtcattaaattatgaaaaataaatcaaggagAGACGGAAAAAGACATTGAAAATGATGAATGACTCATGTGTTCATCTTTTCCAGCCTGGACAATGGGGCAATATTCAAGCCCAAGtgtatgggtttttttttcttttcttactcattttcaaatatatatatataatatttattaagaatgtaattgcattaaaaaattgatttttttatttcataatatcgatatgaaaaaaaatcaaaacaataattaataagtaaattattttatacaatttaataatttataataattaagaaatggGTCTATTAGTAAATTAGTTGTTTATGAATTgagtaaaatcaattaattaaagaataatttagatgaaaaattataagaagaatttgtttttatccaATGAgtgagttttttaatattatgaaagataatgaatattattattgagaaattgatataataatcaaaacacATATAATACAGAgaaattgatataataaaaactgATCATGCTATATAACAAAACTACCAGTTGAGAttcttagagtgtgtttggtattgcggttgctgttttggttgtggtttgaaaaacgttattttataaaaagtatttttagttgaggttggtttgaaaaaataggtgtttggttaaaactgtggttgaaattgaggttgaacaaaaagtagtttaatgtgtttggttaaaaaaatgcttttcaaattgaggttataaaataattaaaaaatatttttaatttaaatattgaaaatttaactactattattacatcatgaaataaataatattgatatcaaatattttttattattccattaaactatatgcaatgtcatcacatacaaaatctatccaacaataactatatttttcatggtttcttaagcatgcaacaacaaaaactgaattttttgttacgtcatcaaacgatatccttctaattttttgaataaaacacaattaaaataaaaataaaaactgaatttttttaactgggtcggaCCTGGCAAGAAtataattggaattgcgatcaattctcacaaatgctacgtcatcatgtgatatccttctaatttatgtagtgttataaataatattaaatactagtttttcgagtaaaactcaatttttttaaaaaaatttacaatttcattacatacaaaattcattcgacaagaactatagttttcatgattttttgagcgtgcaataaaattagataaaatattatcatgaataaaattgagattacagtacgagtaaatttaattcaccttaaactattttttttaacaaacaaaaaaaatatattgttcacGTTTACGTGAATAATGCaagtgaaatcaattaattgcattagttttatttttttaaaaaaaatttcatgtgaACATTGCgagtgaattaatttaattcacttgcattgtttttcaaaattaaaaaaataataattctgtTCACGTTAGTGAACAGTGCTAAagtggagcatggctccactgttcactgaacaatGGAGCCATACTCCACTGTTGGTGTTAATGTCTAGACAAGAAGCAGCAAAATGCTGCTTCTCAAAAACCTGTGGCACACCACAGTTATAAGTggattccatgaaaaaaaaactgctgTTTTAATTTTACCAAACACTAAAAGTTGTGGTTGCGGGTGAACCTCACCCGTAACCACAATAACAAACACCCACTTAATAGTGAAGCTCCTGAGATCAACGGTACGAGTGTTAAAACAAAACcgagtaattaataatatttgcaATATTTAACACGACTCAACTCAttaaaatttgttaatatttttgttaatataaatattataaataataatggattaaaaaaccaaataaatagatatttttaatcaaatacgagttgagatttttaaaaaccGATCAACCCAATCCAACCAGTATAACCCATTTAGTTAATGAGTAATCATAATACttagtataattattatttttaatcttctctctttattttttatatatatctttatttttatctcatgttttagtatattttttttttaatatttagtgttaattatatgtttgaGATACCGTAGAATACATAAGCAATATCAATGGTGATTAATGACAAACAATTATACGCTTTTTGAAagtatatttttctcaaaatcattgatgtataaaaaaatttatatactcaatccatgaatatttataatatttataaaacaattagcTCAGTCTAATCTATTATTCAATCCGTTCAgatccaaattatttttaaacaagtcaaatttatcatttataaaatataaaaaattaaattagatgtaATTATCTAAGAACAACCCGATAATAAACACCCCTAATCAGGGGTGCAGCCCTTTTCTTATTAATGGTAGGCTGCAAGGAGCAGAAGTCGCACGAGCAACAATAGAGGTTAGACCCATTTTTCCTTAAAACTTCATCGTTGTCGCCCGAATCGAAGGCCACTATTGGGCCAAGCAGATAGCCTTATGTGTCAGCTCGACCCTGAACCTGTGAATGCGAACCTGACACAAGCAATGATGCGAAACTCCAAAACAGCAACTATCAGAGGACTAGAAGGCCCATGGTTTTGGACACATTAGAAACTTCTTCTGTGGTTTACTGGAAACCGACTTTTTATTCAAAGCCTTGAGTGGAGGAAAAAAGCAAAACCATCCGCAGAAACCATACCCGGTTTTTAAAACAGAGACATGCCTGTTACGACCGGCCAAAACCAGGGGGCTCCGTTGTTTCATCGTTGTATAAAATACGTGACAAACCCATGAAACCTTCATTCCCAGAATTCGTTTCcttaccaaaaagaaaaatctttgcTTATTGTTCCATGGCTTCTCTTGTGCTTTTGTTGTCACAACTTGTTCGTCCTCAAAACACAAACCGGGCTTTTGTGTCCACGTTagcttcttcttcctttacCACTTCTTGTGCTGCTGCTATGTCTTCCACTGCTAATCAGAAACCATTGCCAAAGGATAGCAACAAGTATGAGTCAGGGATTGAAGATCAAGTGCAGGAGCCTAGGTTTTGTGTAGACCAGCTGGCTTGGCCTTAAGGACTTGTATGATAAAGGAGACCGGTCCTtctcttttctaattttgttgTAACACTCTTTACCTTTTGAATATATTATTGGAGTAGCGAGCTATGTTTTTTAGTAAGCCTCTCTTTCTATGCCGAAACAtctaataaaatacatttttttcatgaatttgttaattttgaagTTGATTTCACTGCAGAATGTTTGGCCTTGAAAGTGAAACTCAAGTTCAATATGATGGGGAGTCTGTAACTCAATTTCTGAATTTTGAACGTGATGGCAGGGGTGAAGTGTGACTACATGACATGCCTGGCATCCATTTCCCTATACGGTTTAGGTATAGTTTACTTTGGAAACACTAAAAAAGCAAAacatgattttcttcatgaaatgCCCTGATCTGTATAAGCTTTGATGATTTGCCAAGCATTCCTTCACTTCTCTCCTTAGTTGGATAAAGATAAAAAGTGTAGGATTTGTGAGTCTAATAATAGCTGCTGTGGAGGAAAAAAACAAGGCGCTCACGAAGCAGTGGTGTCTTTGACAGACCTCTCAAAAACAAACCAGCAACAGCTTGAAGCAGAACCCCACGCAATATCATCCTTCTTTGCGGCAACAAAATCTTGTAGCATCAGTAAAACAAACGCATCATCTGTTTGTTTCTTGGAAGAATACCAGTAGCAACAATAGATCTCTCAGGACGATCCAATTGTAGATCACGTTCCAGACATCAGAATCAATAGTAGTGTTCAGAAGTGGCTGCAGTAGACCTCGCAAAACAGTCCAGTAGTTCACAGCAGCCATGTTTCTCCAGTTCTAGCAGCAACACGCAGAAGACCAGCAGCAACAAATTTGCAACACAACAACTTGGACGCAAGacaaagcagcagcagcataaAAACATTACAGCAACATTAAAATTTTTGGTCGTCCAATAGCCAAAATAGCAGTCACACCTAGCAttagctttcttttctttccttttttttacagCAGCATACATGGGAGATCTTTAGATTGTTGAAGGGATCGAAAAGCTTAACAATCAAAATGACAATACATGGTCAACACGCTAAGATCTATCCTACGCAAGTGAAAGATGAAAGCTAGTAAAACAATGTTTCCCTTGAACCTTGAAGACCACAATTGAAGAAGATATGCCGGAGCACATTCAGGATGCTAcaacatcaaaatttaaagaattataaCACACCCTTGCTAGCCTCTTCATTATCAAGGAAGAATGATATCATATTGAAACTTCTCgagaaatttaaattataacctGAAGCATCTATTAGTTAAATAATGATGAGAAGAATAATCATTATGGTTTAAGACTCTAATATTACAATTTTGTTGAGTTTGAAAATCTACTTGATGGTCAAGAAAATATATCCAAATAGATGGCGGGAATCTTCACTACTAGAAATTTGCTAAATTACAGATTTATCGATGGAATATTTCTATCAgtaatttgaggtcgaaattaccgacagaTACTTTTTCGTCTGTAATTCAGTCTGTAACTACCGATGAAAATTTTTTCGTCGGTAGTTACagactgaattacggacgaaAAAGTAtctgtcggtaatttcgacctcaaattactgacagaaaaaaaaagtgggtcgttgacgtggaggttttgacgggttatttttttccgaCGGAATAACCGATGGATTCAAAACGACAGCCCGTGCAGTgcccgtacagtgacgtgaccggttcgccgtttaaattgccgacggactcaccgagggatttgaaatggcagatccgtacggtgacgtgtcTATGTTTCCGTCAGAATTACCGACGTAATCACCGACGGAGTTTtcgtcggtgaaaccgtcggaaaaagttaatatatgtcagCTCTGCCGaacctctcctcccctatttctccttcttcttcctaatcccaactctccccatctgcaaacaaccagccccccctccccccctaaaaaaaaaaatcttcctcatatcagcacaacaagttatatttcttcaagttttgtgatcacaacatccgtgttctgatttaccgacagattttatcaatttttgtaagtaattctatctttttaaattttaacatttaattaaatgtcaattttattgttttttttagtatatgtattttgttagtagatgtacatgttttattgttatttctcaaacaaacttgtagtatataaatgtataattttataactgttatggtttgttttagattttgtaagattgtatttgtttgtaaattgttaaaactttatggaactaccgaattacatgtgctattttgaaataattaatagcttgcttaatgggtccgtttaaagttttatcaatggtattgcggagtggtaatttctgtcaaagaaccatctcaacccaaaagcttaagctattaggtgaggtcccaagatatgatttatattattctctaacacaccccctcaagtgaaagccctttgggcttgaaacttgcacagacccactttatcttgtgcttaatttttatcaaataaatggggatggtgagattcgaactcgtgaccacttggtcatgaaggctctgataccatgtcaaagaaccatctcaacccaaaagcttaagctattaggtgaggtcccaagatatgatttatattattctctaacaatttctgtaaatttatatattttaattcgtatggacgttgataaatgataatgaatatttaatatttatgagaagttgtgattggtttgttggataatctcgaggtaaagtaatatttttgcaagtttatttacctaacttagttaattaatacatgatgtcatcataattttatagaggttcgatataagtcatggatgatcgttcatggatgtatcgagattcaccccaaggattgcggaggatggattattgtaatggggttcagggttttattaatttcgcaacatctattcccagaaattttactggagacggtattaggtgtccatgcaggaagtgtgaaaataaaaagtatctgcatccagatgttgtaatgatgcatcttctacacaaagggtttatggagaattaccagtgttggtatgcacatggagaagtatttgttagcgagagtgagaggagaatggaagaaacggtggttgggtctacttctagtgctagcaacgtgcggaaaagcggcaaatgacaacactaatccttacagaaatatggttatggatgtaatgagaatgaatcaaggtaatggcagtcaatgtccaattatagaagaagaacctaatgcagatgcaactaggttttttgatttgttgaaagattttgacgaaccattatgggatggctgcacgaaccatagtaaattatcggccgtagcacaggtgttcaccatcaagtcagatcacgggttgagtgaggttgggtatgacaagattattgaatgggcaagaagcattttacctgaagggaacaggctgaaagagaacttctatgctgcgaagtccatgatgaaacccctcggtttaggataccaaaaaattgacatgtgccctaacttctgcatgttatactaccttgaaaatgctgagatgaccgagtgcatgacatgcgggcattcccgttacaaacctagaactgacAGGGGAAAGACtttagtggcatataaaaaacttagatacttcccgatcacacctagactgcagaggttattcatgtcaccaaggactgctgagcacatgacatggcaccaagcacaccatgcggttgatggagtgatggttcatccttctgatggcgaagcgtggaaacgctttaacagtgttcatcctcacttttcagctgaatcaaggaatgtgcatcttgggttgtgtacagacggattcaacccatttgggtcatttgctgctccttattcttggtggccggtcatactcataGTTTATAATttgccaccgggaatgtgtatAAGGccgaagttcatgtttttatctactgtcatacccggtccaagaagcccggggcggaatatagatgtttgtcttcgaccgttgattgatgagttggcgcagttgtggtcctccagaGCTCTGagttatgatatatcgaggaaaaaaatttccttatgagggcagcattgatgtggactatcaatgattttccagcttatgaaatgctttctggttggagcacgcatgagaAACTCACATGTCCATActacatggaaaacaacaaggcattcacgctagcaaatggaggtaaagcttctttttttgactgtcaccgtcgcttcttgccacttcatcacaggtacagaaagaacagaaaagatttctttgttggcagagttgaaaaagatgttgcatcctcgcgtctttctggtgaagaattgcatgatgttgcctttaatcaggtaagcaaaagtttcctggttttggtttgacctataattgggtaaagcgaagtatcttttttgagcttccttattggaagaccaatctgctccgccataaccttgacgtcatgcacatcgaaaagaacatgtttgagaacattttcaacaccgtcatggatgtgaaggggaagacaaaggacaacatcaaggctagattggatatagctttatactgtaagtgtaaaaatatagagttggtttatgatgagtcacgggtcgcaaaaccaagagcaagcttcgtgttagagaaaaacgcacaactgctagtctacaaatggcttaagagtctgcgttttccggatggacatgcatcgaacatatcaaggttggttaatatagaggactgcagattgtatggaatgaagagtcatgactgccacgtgtttatgcaaacactcatcccattagcttttcgtgatttgttgtcaaagggaatatgggatgcactcacggagatcagtcatttcttcagagatatatgctccaacaagttgaatgttgatcacattgagaggcttcaaacgaatatcatcgagacactatgcaaacttgagatgatattccctccatcattttttgacttaatggagcatctccctatacatctaccgtttgaggcaaaagctggaggactggtccaatatagatggatgtacccattcaaacggttagatattacagttgcaatgtaattcatatataaaagtattttatatgtttttcttaattgaaaatacttgattaatatttcaatgcaggtacttgtttaatctcaagaaaaaggttaagaacaaggtgcatgttgaggcttcgatatgtgaggcttatattgttgaggagatctcaacatttatctcgtactatttcgaacctcatctgagaacgagaatcaatcgcgttccacggcatgatgatggcggtgaagtgccttctagtggaaacttgtcaatattctccaatactggacgacccacacctaaaaatgccgtaagaggaagatatttgttggaaatagagttcaaacaagcacacaactatgttctatttaactgtgatgagctgaaaccttttattcagtaagtttatactaattaaactttgttagtaatatactgttaattatttattgtaatatcatacactcattatcacttgcaggcaacatcatcaatatttgctctccaataactcacagctgaccgaatcccagatctttcaattacaagatgagcagtttgccacgtggttcagaacacatgtaagcactatcacaaacttattctaacttgcaaaattactgtacgtatgcatgtcattacgagattctcgttcatttactgtttattgatgtacattacatacaaggtttatcaaatgggaaggagtgcacctaagtcattgtcttcactaagcctgaggcctg is drawn from Populus nigra chromosome 5, ddPopNigr1.1, whole genome shotgun sequence and contains these coding sequences:
- the LOC133694067 gene encoding protein PHYTOCHROME KINASE SUBSTRATE 4-like, producing the protein MEGSKVMKTITAGNIAPQPNFGIIESTHPCISHPQKSTVRDASFSSYLRPMPEQIAQVDDSEISIFDAQKYFNESGSDPKLSRRVSPVNAKLERVSERFDFSSLPRLSSASSSVDGYGRNYRARSFHATPTASSEASWNSQAGLLSNPPGAIAVSMRNPPRNDDKRKGSGTKWLLRRKCPCSGKKSVQIEEKLSEPRTLSRTSHTKGLSVDLKKQIKIPTPVENPIEKSSATPDWLERREVIPSSHRMSADGKLERRDAIPNTHRILADNSRFPSGLSHQRVVASARPFSTDTTAGFSFPILSQTPPPMKLVLPSTTYNPPLEDPPRESLEVFRPAEGPIPTKSTSDLQRRQSFTVMEDDMASDASSDLFEIESFSTQTTTYAMYPNHRDSLDDAPSFNTRRLAATNGGDLYCRRSLDEPRTPSIAPTECYEPSEASIDWSVTTAEGFDRGSVTNFSVSASEVDETAMMRGREDEKNSGGGKNRGANGGLLMSCRCEKAVSVGPHPVKCVPAEGQRVASSTVRHVGSRPAVMNKPPLAGFHSARLSLPFAS